One part of the Arachidicoccus terrestris genome encodes these proteins:
- a CDS encoding AAA family ATPase, translating to MKILQIKINNLASLEGETTIDFTSEPLASAGIFAITGPTGAGKSTILDALCLALYARTPRYVQAGASRGIELQDSSGDTIHQGDPRAILRDGTAEGSASVIFMGIDGDHYEATWSVRRARLKITGKLGAYNHSLFNITRQKDIPGTKTVIQKEIERLVGLNFDQFTRSVLLAQGDFTAFMKANKEEKSALLEKLTGSQIYSEISKNIYEHYKVEEEALKALRAKAENIDILTEEQRTLIEEEIVLYQNQIHDQSEEKTLTDKAVSWHRQKADLEAKKQEALQLYDTATSAAAALSDTKTQLDQALEVRPLKAVQEGLLEEQALLKEISQTREELDKKLQTLTDQKTKATTTYQTLAVQKNEHEKALKEAKPSLLQASLLDSRIYAAKEQMTSFQRVLAASLQAKEELAKQQKAVQAKLETHETSLQSAVEWIRQRQDRSKIAEHTELITGRLEEAKELGRRCSEHKEAITSGTREIERQGQQLIALNNQLTETEKEYEENIRLLREVQQQLMQANGDALEEELSMVQNKERALDRAQGQFELFDRSLKDHEEAQQKVSGNRQLIQTLTAQAAEIQPKVAALEIQVKTTRDLIAKASLRHAENIQQLRASLHPGDPCPVCGSTAHPYSTDAHTDLGDQLVDALKDELDAAEKAFAATHLQYTQIEAENSLRQKQQQLLEETAENKQAAYQNAEKQWSATTFSSQLKEKSAAEINQWLSRSLATHREALESLQARKASVRKLLQEQERLQQTTDKQRVGLQKLKDTQKDLQSGIHLKTQLLSAGKTALQEALDQLQAIQSSLNPYFSSTDWFSNWEAAPDTFMDAIQKFAADWKTKQQASENLSRQVDQFKIESQGFDRQLEALTKQLRQQEQTVTQQEHLLEGLLEERKKLFDGQSVAEAEKQLQDAVETAAQQAETARSQAENLEKEWTKCHFEKGVLENNYQQAAAKHQQLDQKITDWISHYNIKKKNAPLKRAQVETLLGFSDQWIQQCQEKIKQSDSEVQDVKARLEERERDLKKHLSTAGDLKTLEELLALQAAQASSLEQLQKDLLERQFRLENNQKNIQKLGGFQKEIDGQQKIFDEWAALNSLIGSKEGRKFREIAQQYTLDLLLQYANQHLYVLSKRYMLSRIQDSLGIQVIDQDMADEIRSVYSLSGGESFLVSRVFL from the coding sequence ATGAAGATCCTACAAATTAAGATAAATAACCTGGCCTCCCTTGAGGGGGAGACGACTATAGACTTTACCAGTGAACCGCTGGCCTCCGCTGGTATATTTGCAATTACCGGCCCGACCGGTGCCGGTAAGTCCACCATACTGGATGCACTATGCCTGGCGCTGTATGCCCGCACGCCCCGTTATGTCCAGGCAGGCGCCAGCAGGGGAATTGAACTGCAGGACAGCTCCGGCGACACAATCCATCAGGGAGACCCCCGGGCGATTCTCAGAGACGGAACTGCCGAGGGAAGTGCCTCCGTCATATTTATGGGCATTGATGGGGATCATTACGAAGCGACCTGGAGTGTCAGAAGAGCCCGTCTTAAAATAACCGGGAAACTGGGCGCCTACAACCATTCATTATTTAATATTACCCGGCAAAAGGATATTCCCGGCACCAAAACAGTTATCCAGAAAGAAATAGAAAGACTGGTCGGTCTCAATTTTGATCAATTCACCCGAAGTGTACTGTTGGCGCAGGGTGATTTTACAGCTTTCATGAAAGCAAATAAAGAGGAAAAATCTGCTCTGCTGGAAAAACTGACCGGTTCTCAGATCTATTCAGAGATATCCAAGAATATATATGAACATTACAAAGTCGAAGAAGAGGCGTTAAAAGCCCTTCGCGCTAAAGCGGAAAATATTGATATACTGACAGAAGAACAAAGAACGCTTATAGAAGAAGAGATCGTTCTCTATCAAAATCAGATCCATGACCAGTCGGAAGAAAAAACGCTAACCGATAAGGCCGTCAGCTGGCACCGGCAAAAAGCGGATCTTGAAGCAAAAAAGCAAGAAGCGCTTCAACTCTATGATACAGCAACTTCAGCAGCAGCCGCTCTTTCTGACACCAAAACTCAGCTCGACCAGGCATTAGAGGTTAGGCCTTTAAAGGCGGTTCAGGAAGGCCTGTTGGAAGAGCAGGCTTTGTTAAAGGAAATTTCTCAGACCAGGGAAGAACTTGATAAAAAACTACAGACGTTAACGGACCAGAAAACAAAAGCCACGACTACGTATCAGACGCTGGCAGTCCAAAAAAATGAACATGAAAAAGCATTAAAGGAAGCTAAACCTTCACTTTTGCAGGCCAGCCTCCTGGACTCCAGGATATACGCGGCGAAGGAACAAATGACATCGTTCCAGAGAGTACTTGCAGCGTCCTTGCAAGCAAAGGAAGAGCTAGCAAAGCAACAGAAAGCCGTACAGGCAAAATTAGAGACGCATGAAACCTCCTTACAATCTGCCGTGGAATGGATCCGGCAGCGTCAGGACCGCAGCAAAATTGCAGAACATACAGAACTCATCACAGGCAGACTGGAAGAAGCAAAGGAACTCGGCAGACGTTGTAGTGAACATAAAGAAGCTATTACCAGTGGCACCCGGGAAATAGAACGGCAGGGCCAGCAACTTATAGCCTTAAATAACCAACTCACTGAGACAGAGAAAGAGTATGAGGAAAACATAAGGTTACTCCGGGAGGTACAACAACAGTTAATGCAGGCAAATGGCGATGCCTTGGAAGAAGAACTGTCAATGGTGCAAAATAAAGAAAGAGCACTGGACAGAGCCCAGGGTCAATTTGAACTATTTGACAGGTCCCTTAAAGACCACGAAGAAGCCCAACAAAAGGTATCCGGCAATCGCCAGTTGATACAAACCTTAACCGCACAGGCAGCAGAGATCCAACCCAAGGTCGCAGCGCTGGAGATCCAGGTAAAAACGACCCGTGATCTGATTGCCAAAGCCTCTTTACGCCATGCTGAAAATATTCAACAGCTAAGAGCCAGTCTTCATCCGGGAGATCCGTGTCCTGTGTGCGGCAGCACAGCACATCCCTACAGCACAGATGCGCATACGGATCTGGGGGACCAACTCGTTGATGCCCTCAAAGATGAGCTTGATGCCGCAGAAAAAGCATTTGCCGCTACCCACTTACAATATACACAAATAGAAGCCGAAAACAGCCTGAGGCAGAAACAGCAGCAGCTACTCGAAGAAACCGCAGAAAATAAACAGGCCGCTTACCAAAATGCAGAAAAACAGTGGAGCGCTACGACCTTCTCTTCCCAGTTAAAGGAAAAGTCAGCTGCAGAAATCAATCAGTGGCTGAGCCGTTCGTTGGCAACACACAGAGAGGCCTTAGAAAGCCTGCAAGCTAGAAAGGCCTCAGTCCGAAAACTTTTGCAAGAGCAGGAAAGACTGCAACAAACAACAGATAAGCAACGAGTCGGATTGCAAAAACTTAAAGACACGCAAAAAGACCTTCAATCCGGCATACATTTAAAAACACAGCTTTTGTCTGCTGGTAAGACTGCATTACAGGAGGCACTAGATCAACTGCAGGCTATACAAAGCAGCTTAAACCCCTATTTTTCCTCCACAGACTGGTTCAGCAACTGGGAGGCAGCACCAGATACATTCATGGATGCCATCCAAAAATTTGCGGCTGACTGGAAAACGAAACAACAAGCGTCAGAAAATCTCAGCCGGCAGGTGGATCAGTTCAAAATAGAAAGCCAGGGCTTTGACCGTCAATTAGAAGCCCTGACCAAGCAGCTGCGACAGCAAGAGCAGACCGTCACCCAACAGGAGCATTTACTGGAAGGACTGCTGGAGGAACGTAAAAAGCTCTTTGACGGACAGTCTGTTGCGGAGGCAGAAAAGCAGCTACAGGACGCGGTTGAAACGGCCGCGCAGCAGGCAGAGACTGCCAGATCACAGGCAGAAAATCTGGAAAAAGAGTGGACGAAGTGCCATTTTGAAAAAGGGGTTTTGGAAAACAATTATCAACAGGCAGCCGCAAAACACCAACAGCTGGATCAGAAAATAACAGACTGGATCAGTCACTATAATATCAAAAAGAAAAATGCGCCGTTAAAAAGAGCGCAGGTAGAAACGCTGCTTGGTTTCTCCGACCAGTGGATCCAGCAATGTCAGGAGAAAATAAAACAGTCAGACAGCGAGGTGCAGGACGTCAAAGCCAGGCTGGAAGAGCGGGAACGAGATTTAAAAAAGCATTTATCGACCGCTGGCGATCTTAAAACATTAGAAGAACTTCTAGCCTTACAGGCAGCGCAGGCGAGCTCCCTGGAACAGCTACAAAAGGACCTCCTGGAGCGTCAGTTCAGACTGGAAAACAATCAAAAAAATATACAAAAACTCGGCGGCTTTCAAAAAGAGATCGACGGCCAGCAAAAAATATTTGACGAGTGGGCTGCGCTAAACAGCCTCATCGGCTCCAAGGAAGGCCGTAAGTTCAGAGAGATTGCCCAGCAATATACACTAGACCTGCTACTGCAATATGCCAACCAGCATCTGTATGTACTCAGCAAAAGATATATGCTTTCCAGGATACAGGATTCACTGGGCATACAGGTGATCGATCAGGATATGGCCGATGAAATTAGATCCGTATATTCCCTTTCCGGTGGCGAATCCTTTCTGGTATCTCGGGTGTTCCTGTAA
- a CDS encoding transposase, protein MTNLLFFHENLLDKHFSQTDLGILYKAIPFEQLSATIPSPRGLITGQGRKSWFDVSGGIGLMILKHVMGVSDRMLIDRINTDWCMQLFCGIRLRPGERIKDSNLPSWWRSYIGQYLDMDAMQQCLAGYWKPWIKDTAFSFEDATCYESYISHPTDCKLLWGACKEVYALNQLFRKQLKLRKSRSNYEKHKTLFLNYQRCRKKSRRKERKLRKQLLGFLYRLLQLNDELQARPGTHISKRKATRLKTIRTLYEQQHNKAFGDRNPQIKDRIVSISKPYIRPIIRGKEIKAVEFGAKVNKLQVDGISFIQRLSYDAFNEGTQLVDTIYLHRKLFGKCTHHSADAIYATNTNRKYCRQNNITTNFIPKGRQKPALVEQSKTMRAALNRQRGTVLEGSFGNEKNHYHLNKIKARNQSTETCWIFFGILTANASIISKRMQQAAAQIKSTAA, encoded by the coding sequence ATGACAAATCTACTTTTTTTTCACGAGAATCTTCTGGATAAGCATTTTAGCCAAACAGATTTAGGAATTCTTTATAAAGCCATCCCTTTTGAGCAGTTATCCGCTACAATTCCGAGTCCCCGGGGTCTTATTACCGGCCAGGGACGCAAGAGCTGGTTTGATGTCAGCGGAGGTATTGGACTGATGATCCTTAAGCACGTTATGGGCGTCAGTGACCGGATGCTGATCGATCGTATTAATACTGACTGGTGCATGCAGCTATTTTGTGGCATCCGGCTCAGGCCCGGTGAGAGAATTAAGGATTCCAATCTTCCCAGCTGGTGGCGCAGTTATATTGGGCAATACCTGGATATGGATGCCATGCAGCAGTGCCTGGCGGGTTACTGGAAGCCCTGGATAAAAGATACAGCCTTCAGCTTTGAGGACGCCACGTGTTATGAATCCTATATATCCCATCCCACTGACTGCAAATTGCTGTGGGGTGCCTGTAAGGAAGTATATGCGTTGAATCAACTCTTTAGAAAACAGTTGAAATTACGTAAGAGCCGCAGTAACTACGAGAAACATAAAACCCTGTTCCTGAACTACCAGCGCTGCAGGAAAAAGAGCAGGCGTAAGGAACGTAAACTGCGTAAGCAGCTCTTAGGTTTTTTGTACCGCCTGCTGCAGCTTAACGATGAATTGCAGGCCCGCCCCGGAACTCATATCAGCAAGCGGAAAGCCACCCGCCTGAAGACGATACGTACCCTATACGAGCAACAGCATAACAAAGCTTTTGGGGATAGGAACCCACAGATCAAAGACCGGATCGTATCGATCAGCAAGCCCTACATCCGTCCCATTATCCGGGGCAAAGAAATAAAAGCTGTAGAGTTCGGAGCCAAGGTCAACAAGTTACAGGTAGACGGCATCAGTTTTATCCAACGGCTGAGTTATGATGCCTTCAATGAAGGCACACAGCTGGTGGATACGATTTATCTGCACCGTAAACTTTTTGGGAAGTGCACGCATCATAGTGCCGATGCTATTTATGCCACTAATACCAACAGAAAGTATTGCCGTCAAAACAATATCACCACTAATTTTATTCCTAAAGGAAGGCAGAAGCCTGCTTTGGTTGAACAATCTAAAACGATGCGGGCAGCGCTGAACCGTCAAAGGGGCACGGTCCTGGAAGGAAGTTTTGGCAATGAGAAAAACCACTATCATTTAAATAAAATCAAAGCCAGGAACCAGTCTACCGAGACCTGCTGGATCTTCTTTGGCATCCTTACAGCAAACGCATCCATTATCAGCAAAAGAATGCAACAGGCGGCCGCACAGATTAAAAGCACAGCGGCCTAG
- a CDS encoding arylsulfatase → MMKNKMLAVAASALLLGTMLSSFRAVAGNDKDKRPNIIIILADDMGYSDPGCFGGEIHTPNIDWLAQNGVRFTDFYNTSRCCPTRASLLTGLYNEQAGIGEMTTDQHQPGYRGYLTENTVTIAEVLKSAGYQTAMSGKWHVSNTNTQSTREQQLAWLNHQAFHPLFSPLAQYPIRRGFERFFGTIWGVVDHFDPFSLVHDSTAIKEVPKGYYHTDAINDTAAAFIRQMSQTGQPFFLYVAENAAHWPLMAKPEDIAKYKDTYKVGWDSIRNARYRRMVAMGIVDPKNTPLPTRWQDSLQWVNNADSSWDARAMAVHAAMIDCMDQGIGRIIRTLRQTGELDNTIIIFLSDNGASPEYCANMGPGFDRPSETRDGRKIIYAKNKQTLPGPETTYSSIGPHWANVANTPYQYWKAMSYEGGIRTPMVVYWPKGIKAKKGSFNHHLSHVMDFMATFVDIAKADYPRQFNGHAITPMEGESLLPVFKGQATDRQKPLFNEHFGNRYVRSENWKLVKKASEKQWHLYDMKNDETETKDLATLHPDMVERLRKMWDAWAHRAQVFPKP, encoded by the coding sequence ATGATGAAAAATAAGATGCTGGCTGTTGCGGCTTCCGCATTATTATTAGGGACAATGCTTAGCAGCTTCAGAGCTGTGGCTGGTAATGATAAAGATAAACGCCCCAATATTATCATTATCCTGGCCGATGATATGGGTTATTCGGACCCGGGTTGTTTTGGTGGAGAAATTCACACGCCGAATATAGACTGGCTGGCTCAAAACGGTGTCCGGTTCACTGATTTTTACAATACCTCCCGTTGTTGCCCGACAAGAGCGTCATTACTGACCGGACTATACAATGAACAGGCAGGTATAGGAGAGATGACCACTGATCAGCATCAGCCCGGCTATAGAGGTTACCTGACAGAAAACACGGTGACAATTGCCGAAGTACTTAAAAGCGCCGGCTATCAGACGGCGATGTCCGGTAAATGGCATGTGTCCAATACAAATACGCAGTCCACCAGAGAACAGCAACTGGCGTGGCTGAATCATCAGGCCTTTCATCCACTATTTTCTCCTTTAGCACAATATCCGATCCGGCGTGGCTTTGAAAGGTTTTTTGGAACGATATGGGGCGTCGTGGACCATTTCGACCCGTTCAGCCTGGTACATGACAGTACCGCAATAAAAGAAGTCCCCAAAGGGTATTATCATACTGACGCGATTAACGATACGGCGGCGGCCTTTATCCGCCAAATGAGCCAGACAGGTCAGCCTTTTTTTCTCTATGTTGCCGAAAATGCAGCACACTGGCCGCTGATGGCTAAACCGGAGGACATCGCTAAGTATAAAGACACCTATAAGGTCGGTTGGGACAGCATCAGAAACGCCAGATATAGGAGAATGGTAGCAATGGGTATCGTTGATCCTAAAAATACGCCTTTGCCAACCAGGTGGCAGGACTCTTTGCAATGGGTAAATAATGCGGATTCCTCATGGGATGCCAGAGCGATGGCGGTACATGCGGCGATGATTGATTGTATGGATCAGGGGATCGGCAGAATTATTCGTACCCTCAGGCAAACGGGCGAACTGGATAATACGATCATCATATTTTTGAGTGATAATGGCGCCAGCCCTGAGTATTGTGCCAACATGGGGCCTGGCTTTGACAGGCCTTCCGAAACAAGAGATGGCCGCAAGATTATCTATGCTAAAAATAAGCAGACCCTGCCCGGGCCCGAAACGACTTATTCGTCCATTGGACCACACTGGGCAAATGTTGCCAATACGCCTTATCAATATTGGAAAGCCATGTCGTATGAAGGCGGAATAAGAACACCTATGGTGGTATATTGGCCGAAAGGTATCAAGGCGAAAAAAGGTAGCTTTAATCATCATTTAAGCCATGTCATGGATTTTATGGCCACCTTTGTGGATATTGCAAAGGCTGACTATCCCAGACAGTTTAATGGACATGCCATAACACCCATGGAAGGGGAGAGCCTGCTGCCTGTTTTTAAAGGACAGGCTACCGACAGACAGAAACCCTTGTTTAATGAACACTTTGGAAACCGGTATGTCCGCTCCGAGAATTGGAAACTCGTAAAAAAGGCCAGTGAAAAACAATGGCATCTGTACGACATGAAAAATGATGAAACAGAAACAAAAGACCTGGCAACGCTACATCCTGATATGGTAGAAAGGCTTAGGAAAATGTGGGATGCCTGGGCCCATAGAGCCCAGGTATTTCCCAAACCGTAA
- a CDS encoding DinB family protein yields MKEAATCLQRQYDLIRGSRARLLNYCQTISNEDFLNENSSFGLGGSIRNLLVHIVNTYQSWIIKRALQKNIDFTEYSAVKTNEEAETLFRFIDEEVMTFIEKYEMTLFEKIRLDVRGTIKPLSPFELFTHVTTHEFHHKGQILSLSRHLGYTPVDTDIIQ; encoded by the coding sequence ATGAAAGAAGCTGCCACCTGTTTACAACGCCAGTATGATCTGATAAGGGGCTCAAGAGCGAGGCTATTGAATTATTGCCAGACGATTTCAAATGAAGACTTTCTCAACGAAAATAGTTCGTTCGGACTGGGCGGCAGCATTCGCAATTTACTCGTACATATTGTCAATACTTACCAGTCCTGGATCATAAAGCGTGCACTCCAAAAGAACATTGATTTTACTGAGTATTCGGCTGTAAAGACAAACGAAGAAGCTGAGACCCTGTTTCGTTTTATAGACGAGGAAGTGATGACATTTATAGAAAAATACGAGATGACACTGTTTGAAAAAATCCGGCTGGATGTCAGGGGAACGATAAAACCGCTGTCCCCCTTTGAGCTTTTTACACACGTGACAACACATGAATTTCATCACAAGGGACAAATCCTATCCCTGAGCAGACATTTAGGTTATACACCGGTAGATACCGACATCATTCAATAG
- the pnp gene encoding polyribonucleotide nucleotidyltransferase gives MLTQPLSVSFDLGEGREVFIETGKLARQADGAVTIRQGNNIILATVVASQEPREGQSFFPLSVDYQEKFASAGRIPGSFFKREGRLNDYEILISRLVDRALRPLFPEDYFCDVQVLITLVSSDEQIMPDALACLAASAALAVSDIPVKEIISEVRVARIDGKFVVNPSRSAVENADVNLIIAATEKNLMMVEGESKECSEEDLIEALGVAHEAIRVQIKAQEKLRELKGITGKREYTKPEQDEALKAKVAAFATDKINEISRGKTAKHERSEAFKALKDALVESLGEDAEELTVKLAKKYYEDLQWELVRNMMLDERIRLDGRQLDEVRPLAMEIDPLPTPHGSALFTRGETQSLSTVTLGTPLDELLIETAATSNYSKFYLHYNFPPFSTGETRPMRGPGRREVGHGNLAMRSLKQMIPTGDYPYTIRIISDILESNGSSSMATVCAGSLALMDAGVPVPKHVGGIAMGLITREDGKYAILSDILGDEDHLGDMDFKVTGTRDGICGVQMDIKVDGLSMDVMREALLQAKAGRLHILDAMYNCIEKAHDDVKPHAPRMVKIIIDKEFIGAVIGPGGKVIQELQKETGTTINIEEVNDKGEVSIFSNDKDGVNRALEVIKGIIAVPEVGTVYEGTVKGVKEFGAFVEFLPKKEGLLHISEISWKRLESMEGVFQDGEKVQVKLIAVDPKTGKYKLSHKALQPRPEGMSERPERSDRPERRDRPDRRDGQHSRNGDRNHRND, from the coding sequence ATGTTAACACAACCACTAAGTGTTTCATTTGACCTGGGAGAAGGCCGCGAGGTGTTCATTGAAACAGGCAAACTGGCCAGACAGGCCGATGGCGCCGTTACAATCCGCCAGGGAAACAATATCATTCTGGCTACCGTCGTTGCTAGCCAAGAGCCCAGAGAAGGGCAGTCCTTTTTTCCATTAAGCGTTGATTACCAAGAAAAATTTGCATCTGCTGGTCGTATTCCAGGCTCTTTTTTCAAAAGAGAAGGGCGCCTGAACGATTATGAGATCCTGATCAGCCGCCTGGTTGACCGTGCATTGAGACCTTTGTTTCCGGAAGACTATTTCTGTGATGTGCAGGTTTTGATCACACTGGTGTCCAGCGATGAGCAAATCATGCCGGACGCGCTGGCCTGTCTGGCTGCCTCTGCGGCGCTGGCCGTTTCTGATATTCCGGTAAAAGAAATTATCTCTGAAGTACGTGTGGCACGTATCGATGGTAAATTCGTCGTAAACCCAAGCCGCTCTGCCGTTGAGAACGCAGATGTAAACCTGATTATCGCCGCTACGGAGAAAAACCTGATGATGGTGGAAGGGGAAAGCAAAGAATGCAGCGAAGAAGATCTGATTGAGGCATTAGGCGTTGCACATGAAGCGATCCGCGTTCAGATCAAAGCGCAGGAAAAACTGCGTGAACTGAAAGGCATTACTGGTAAAAGAGAATACACCAAGCCGGAACAGGACGAAGCACTGAAAGCAAAAGTTGCCGCATTTGCGACCGATAAGATCAATGAAATCTCCCGTGGTAAAACGGCCAAGCATGAAAGAAGTGAAGCTTTCAAAGCATTAAAAGATGCACTGGTGGAAAGCCTGGGAGAAGACGCTGAAGAGCTGACCGTCAAACTGGCAAAAAAATACTATGAAGACCTGCAATGGGAGCTGGTGCGTAATATGATGCTTGATGAGCGTATCCGTCTGGATGGCCGTCAGCTGGATGAAGTCCGCCCCCTGGCTATGGAAATTGACCCATTGCCAACCCCACACGGTTCTGCCCTGTTCACCAGAGGAGAAACCCAGTCTCTTTCTACCGTTACGCTGGGTACACCGCTGGATGAGTTGCTGATTGAAACAGCTGCTACCTCAAATTACTCTAAATTTTATTTACATTATAATTTCCCTCCATTCTCTACCGGCGAAACCAGGCCTATGCGTGGTCCGGGCAGAAGAGAAGTGGGTCATGGTAACCTGGCGATGCGTAGCCTGAAACAGATGATCCCAACGGGTGATTATCCTTATACAATCCGTATTATCAGTGATATTCTGGAATCTAACGGTTCTTCTTCCATGGCTACAGTTTGTGCGGGTTCTCTGGCACTGATGGATGCAGGTGTTCCTGTTCCCAAACATGTGGGCGGTATCGCGATGGGACTGATCACAAGAGAAGATGGAAAATACGCCATTCTTTCCGATATCTTAGGTGATGAAGATCATCTGGGAGATATGGATTTCAAAGTAACAGGTACAAGAGACGGCATTTGCGGTGTTCAGATGGATATCAAAGTAGACGGCCTGAGCATGGACGTTATGCGTGAAGCGTTACTGCAGGCAAAAGCCGGCAGACTGCATATTCTGGATGCGATGTATAACTGTATTGAGAAAGCCCATGACGATGTGAAGCCTCATGCACCGAGAATGGTGAAGATTATCATCGATAAGGAATTTATCGGTGCGGTGATCGGACCAGGCGGTAAAGTCATTCAGGAATTACAGAAAGAAACGGGTACCACGATCAATATTGAAGAAGTAAATGATAAAGGTGAGGTTAGCATCTTCTCTAATGATAAGGATGGTGTGAACAGAGCACTGGAAGTGATCAAAGGTATCATTGCTGTACCTGAAGTAGGAACAGTTTACGAAGGTACTGTCAAAGGTGTAAAAGAGTTCGGTGCGTTTGTTGAATTCCTGCCTAAGAAAGAAGGTTTGCTGCATATCAGTGAAATCAGCTGGAAACGCCTTGAATCTATGGAAGGTGTCTTCCAGGATGGCGAAAAAGTCCAGGTAAAACTGATCGCTGTAGACCCGAAGACCGGTAAATATAAATTAAGTCACAAGGCGCTTCAGCCCCGACCTGAAGGCATGTCCGAACGCCCTGAGCGTTCTGACCGTCCGGAAAGAAGGGACCGTCCCGACAGAAGAGATGGACAGCACTCAAGAAACGGTGACAGAAATCATAGAAACGACTAG
- the rpsO gene encoding 30S ribosomal protein S15, whose translation MSYLTKEKTAAIFAKYGGNAANSGSIEGQVALLTERILGISAHLKENKKDFSSQRGLMKMVGQRKRLLAYMQKHNLQGYRTLIEQLGLRK comes from the coding sequence ATGTCTTATTTAACAAAAGAAAAAACAGCAGCAATCTTTGCTAAATACGGTGGAAACGCCGCTAACTCCGGCTCTATCGAAGGCCAGGTAGCCCTTTTAACTGAGCGCATTCTGGGAATTTCCGCTCACCTGAAAGAAAACAAAAAAGATTTCTCCTCTCAGCGTGGTTTAATGAAAATGGTTGGCCAGCGTAAACGTCTGCTTGCTTACATGCAGAAACACAATTTACAAGGTTACCGTACGCTCATTGAGCAGTTAGGATTGAGAAAATAA
- the rlmD gene encoding 23S rRNA (uracil(1939)-C(5))-methyltransferase RlmD, translated as MRKKRPKIVLEDILALDYAAGGKAIGKNEGKVIFIENCIPGDRLDVQLTKNKKDWAEGFPVRFKSYSTDRIQPFCDHFGICGGCAWQSLPYEKQLFYKRKQVQDNFERIGKLVFPEIAPIIGCDQTTSYRNKMEYTYSTKKYISTEDMLAIKEAGQSFDPTADKGVAGFHAKGFFDRVVEIDTCHLQAEPTNKIRKFIAQFARLRQLPFYDIAAHTGWIRTVQVRNTRGGDWMVNVVMGYDAPEHREQLMALLQEKFPEITCLLYTINEKKNDSLYDLEPVVVKGDGYIIEQLERFRYKISPKSFFQTNSRQAETLYRVTREFAELSGGQTLYDLYCGTGSIGIFCSEGADSIIGVEVIEDAITDARANAALNHLDNCHFYAGDVIKICDDDFFATHGRPDVIITDPPRAGMHEKLVQKLLEIEAPLIVYVSCNPATQARDLALLSEKYEITRVQPVDMFPHTLHIENVVQLKLKTI; from the coding sequence GTGAGAAAAAAACGCCCAAAAATCGTTCTGGAAGACATCCTCGCCCTTGATTATGCCGCTGGCGGCAAAGCCATTGGCAAAAATGAGGGTAAGGTCATTTTCATTGAAAACTGCATCCCCGGTGACCGGCTGGATGTACAGCTGACTAAAAACAAGAAGGACTGGGCCGAAGGCTTCCCGGTCAGGTTCAAAAGCTACTCTACGGACAGGATCCAGCCTTTTTGTGACCATTTTGGGATCTGCGGCGGTTGTGCCTGGCAATCACTTCCTTATGAGAAGCAACTCTTTTACAAGAGAAAGCAGGTACAAGACAATTTCGAGCGGATCGGCAAACTGGTCTTCCCGGAAATTGCGCCTATTATCGGCTGTGACCAGACCACTTCTTACCGCAATAAGATGGAATATACCTATTCCACAAAAAAATATATCTCGACTGAGGACATGCTGGCCATTAAAGAAGCCGGTCAGTCTTTTGACCCTACCGCCGATAAAGGTGTGGCCGGATTTCATGCGAAAGGATTTTTTGACCGGGTGGTAGAGATCGACACCTGTCATCTGCAGGCGGAGCCTACCAATAAGATTCGTAAATTTATTGCCCAGTTCGCCAGGCTCCGGCAACTGCCGTTTTACGACATAGCGGCACACACTGGCTGGATCAGGACCGTGCAGGTCAGAAACACCCGGGGCGGAGACTGGATGGTTAATGTGGTAATGGGCTATGACGCACCGGAACACCGGGAGCAGTTAATGGCTCTTTTACAGGAGAAGTTTCCGGAAATTACCTGTCTGCTCTATACGATCAATGAAAAGAAAAACGACAGCCTCTATGATCTGGAACCCGTTGTCGTTAAAGGAGATGGTTATATCATAGAACAGTTAGAGCGTTTTAGGTACAAGATCAGCCCTAAATCATTTTTCCAGACCAATTCCAGACAGGCAGAAACCCTGTACCGGGTGACCCGGGAATTTGCGGAACTCAGTGGCGGACAGACTTTATATGATCTGTACTGCGGTACAGGCAGTATTGGCATATTCTGCAGTGAAGGGGCTGACTCTATTATCGGGGTCGAAGTCATTGAAGATGCCATCACAGATGCCAGGGCAAACGCGGCGCTCAATCACCTGGATAACTGTCATTTTTATGCAGGGGATGTGATTAAGATCTGCGACGATGATTTTTTCGCGACACATGGGCGTCCGGATGTCATCATCACCGATCCGCCCAGGGCAGGCATGCATGAGAAACTGGTACAAAAGCTTCTGGAGATCGAGGCGCCGCTGATCGTCTATGTCAGTTGTAATCCCGCCACGCAGGCCCGGGACCTGGCCTTACTCAGTGAAAAATACGAGATCACCCGGGTACAGCCTGTGGACATGTTTCCGCACACACTACATATTGAAAATGTAGTGCAATTAAAATTAAAAACGATTTAA